The following nucleotide sequence is from Candidatus Neomarinimicrobiota bacterium.
CTAGCCTTTGAGTTACGATCCAAGCTTATGCTTCCATTTACACAGGAGACTTCACCGACTACACTGTTCTCACCTATATTGATTTCACCATTCACCGTGGTGCAGTTTCCTTCAACAATAGCTTCATTGCCAACAGTTATGGTACCATTTACAGAGCGTAAACTGCCCTTCCTGTGTTCTCCATCGCCAACTTTAATGCTTTTATTGATATGAGTGTCTGAAGATGCGTTGCAAGCTAACATGACAGTTGCTAAGGCTACTAAAGCAGCATGTTTCATAAGTCTCTTCTCCCAGGTCATTTGTTTTAATATGGCTAAATCATTCATCATGGTGGTTTGATATAACCAAGTGCTGTGCCACTCAATATACCCATCTGCATAAATACCTGTTACTATTGATTATAAAATTGATATTCCAGTGTGATATTGTGCTGAGAACAGGCCTGAAAATCATCATAATGATATGCCAGCATATCATCGTGATATAAGCGAATTAAAATTTTTAGAGGAGTAATTAATTAAGGGTAAACAAATCGGGGACAACAATCTGATTATGCAAAGCCGCCAGAGTTAATGGCGCCGTATCTTTAAGATAGCGTTCCATTGACTTTATCTCAGCCTGGGGAATGGCATATCGACTCACAAATTTGATACAGAGAGTGGTGTTTTCTGATGGTTGTGCCATCTGACTATTTAAGACAAGCTGCTCAACAAGTTTATCATTGGGGTTCAGTATCTTACTTGAACAGCCCTTGTCCCACAATAAAGTCTTGAAACTATCCACCTGGTAGCCGTAATGGGTGCATCCCAGGAAAGCAAAAACATTTTCAGGTTGGACCTCAAAGCGCTGCAAGGCCTCATCCACATAACCGTCTAATAAATTTCTACAGGCTTCCCCACTGGCATCATTGGAAATAGCATGGGCCAGTTCTGGACATTCCTGGGCTGATACAGCAGCGGGATTTGCTGAGATAAGTCGAGGATAGGTGCCTGCCTCTGTTGTGGTTTCTGTGGCAAAAATGATCAGGGAGTGATCGGGATGTTTAAGCATATGGGCATTGATCAATGATACACCGGCATCGACAATCCCCGTGACCTTAACTTTTTCCATGGAGGCAAAATTGGTTTCATTATAGATAACACTTAAGGTATTGCAGGCGATAGCGATCTCATCTGGTGAATATCGATGATATGCTGCATTTAAAAATTGATCAAATAGATCAATCCGCTCCTTTTGCGTGTTGAGCGAGTTATAGCCGATACGGTCATCTGGTGTTGCATTGACATACAGCAACTCTATCCCCTGGCCCATATTTTTCTGAGACAAGGACTGCTCCAATCCAGCACAGACGGATAAACCTCCCAGTCCTGAATCTGTAATCATCCAGCGCATAATAAATCAAACAAGCATTTTATGATAATGACCGGTGCACAGGTCTTTTAATATGGGGGTATGAACATGTTTCATCTCAGTGATGTCCTGAGAGGGAAGTTCATAAGTGATGATTGGGATATCCTGTTCTTTGCACCAGGATCCAAAAGAACCCGGTGTGGCATAGCCAACATCTGGCACCAACTCCAAACCACTGCGCAGGGCAATATCTTTCGCTATGGGTGAGGCATGAGGGTCATCGATACAACCAAGAAAGCCATGAATTGAAACAATAAGTTTAGGCTTTGTATCTTGGATCAGTTTTATAAGCGCTTTGGTCTCGGTCTCTGACCCAGCTACGTCTCCTGGGCTCAGTGCAATATTTTGAGAAGTACCTGGACGATTGCGGTAATAAACCGGATCTGGGGACCAATTGTTGGTGGGGTAATTCCTGTTAAGATCAACGCCCCGGGAATTACAGCGGGTACCTGCCAATACACCATCAGGATTGGCGGCAAGAATGATTGATGATTTTAATTCATGAGCTTGAAGTGAACGGAGGCTTTCTGAAAGGAGTACAGTGGAAAGTGATTCATCTCCATGGATGGAGCCCATAATTAATATTTGTGGTGAGTCTGAAAGTGGTTCGTAAATCTCGAGTACATAGCCCTTTTCACTAAACCCATACCCACGGGGTTTATGGGTTAGCGGTCCATACTCAGATAGAGAATGAGACATTTTTGATCTGAATTAAACTCAGGCTTGGGCTTGAATATTATTTGAGGGTTGAACTTTGGGAATATCCTGATTCTTACAGGGAATCGTAAAATAAAATATACTACCCACAGGCTCTGCATCTTTATAGCCCACTTTCCCACCGTGTTGCTCAATGGTCATTTGCGAAACAGCCAACCCCAGACCTGATCCGAGACCCTTGGCAGTTTTGCGAGAAGTCAACTGGGCATATTTATCGAATATTTTATCCTGCTGATCTTTATCAACACCTGGTCCATTATCCGTAACAGTGAAATAAAGAAACGCTTCGCCGCCCTTCATTATTTCCTCAAGCTTCACATTAATTTTGGTCCCTTTGGGTGTATGCTCGATGGCATTTCCAATAAAATTTGTGATGACCTGTTCAATTTTCAACGCATCACAGTGACAGGATGGCAGTCCATCTGGTGCGGAAAAGGTGACTTCAGTTTCATTCTGGTCGGCAACTGGTCCCAGCATTTCGATTGATGTATTGATGATGGGTTTCAGGGGTGTCTCAGTTTTATTTAGTACCATTTTACCAGCTTCAAATTTGGACAGATCGAGCATCTCGTTCACGAGTTGAAGCATTTTTTGACTGGTTTTACGAATGGTTATGGCAATTTCTTTGATACGGTCATAGGGTTTTTCACCCATTTTTAACAATTCAGCAAACCCGAACACTGATGTCAGCGGGCTTTTCAGGTCGTGAACCAGCATGGCAGTAAAATCAGCCTTGATCCGTAAGGCTTGCTCCATTTTTTCTTGCTCTGCCTTCCTGATAAGTCGGCTACGGTAGAAAACGAATCCCAGAAAGAGAGCCAGAATGGCAAATGAAAATCCAAAGACGACCCACATTACTGTAAAGGTTCTCTGGTATTCAATTTCTTTTATAAAGGCTTCACCTTTAAGTTCATCCAGTTCCCTATCACGTTTATCCAGTTCGTAGCGAATTTCAAGCTCAGCAACACGACGGTTGCTCTGTTGCCGATTGATCTCATCTCGGGTCAGCTGAAGGGCCTTCTGATACACCAGAGCCTTCCCAGCTTGTCCAAACCTTGAATAAGCCACAGTCAGTAGATGATTTGCTCTCTCGATGGTGAGAAAATCCTGAATTTGTTCTGCAATTTCTAAACCTGCCAACAGGGATTGAATAGCCTTGGTTTGATCCGCCTCCTGCATGTACAGTTCACCCATCTGCAGATATATCTCTGCTGATATGGCATATTCACCAGCGGCTTCAGCCAGTTCCTGACCCTGTTCGTAATAAAAGATTCCCTTGGGGGTGTCACCGGATTCCTGATAAACTCTGGCCACATCACTTAAAGCAACTGCAATGTCACCCTGATTCCCAATGGTTCGTTTCATTTCCAGAGCATCAAGAAAATATTTTTGAGCTGTGCTGAGCTGGAATTGATGGTAGTGTAGTTCGCCTAAACTGGTATAAAGGTTTGCGAGTAGGGTGAAGGCATTATTTTCATCAGCGATTCTCAGGGCACGTTCAAGATGGGTCTGTGCTTCTTCAAAGCGCCTTAAAATCATTAAGGTTTGAGCAAGCTTGTTCTCGCTGCGGAGAACACCTTCGTGATCACCTAAATTCTCGTGTATTGCAAGGGAGCGTTCGAAAAACCGGAGTGCTTTTTCTGTCTGGCCCCACTGGGAAAAAACATCACCTATCATCATTACGGTCGCGGCGACTTCTACCTCTTTACCGATATCTTCAAATATCATGAGGGCTCTTAAAAAGTAGTCCAGACTTTGGTCGCTTTGATTAAGCAGACTGTAGGTTCGACCAATCGTCCTCAGTGTTATAGCGAGCTGATAATCATCAGAAAGGGATTCAAAAATGTTAAGGGCTAGCATGGCATGATCGAGGGCATCCCGATAATTTGCCTGCTCAATATAATAGAGTGTCAGATTGGTATGTGCAACGGCCTGACCATATTGGTCTTGTAAAGAAATGGCTAAATCTAAAGCCAGGTTGGCATAGCGCTGGCTCTTGTCCCATTCCTTACCGGCATGTGCTTCTGAAAGTTGATTCATTAAATCAACAGTCTCACCTTCAGTAGTGCTGCGAAGTATTTTTTTTAGACTGTCAATTTCAGCGGATTCTTCAGCGAAAAGTCCTGAGACCATGAATATGAAGAGACTCGCAGTTAGTAATCTGACCAGTACTTTGATAATCAAGGTGACTCCACTATGTATTAGTTACTAGTTCAGGTTTCAACACAAACCCAACATAGAATGACCATCAATCTAGTTAATTTTTCATAGTGTGTCAATTTGTTGCTACTTTATTCTATCTGGAAAGATATCTTAATTTTCCAATTGATTTGGAAACAAATCTCTAGTTTTTATATTTACAAACATATGAATAAATATATAAGCATGCTCTTATTATGGGCACTATCGCTATCTGCACAGGGGATAAATGCGGAAATTAAGCTTGATGTAAAAAATCTTGATGACGTTCCGCGACAGGCTGTCTCCCAACTTGCAACTGATATCGCCTATTACATTGAAAGCACTGAATGGACTTTTGAAGATTTACCAACTGATTTTACCATTCAGGCAACGATTTATCTGGACAGCTACCTTGAGTCAGGCTCACAGAAGATTTATACAGGTAAAGCTTTTTGGGGAAATGGAGACGATCAAAAGTATTTCGATAAAAGCTGGCAGTTCACTTTTAATCCAGGGGATGCCCTTTTACGATCCAGGAGTTTTAATTCCCTAACCTCCTTTTTGGACTACTGGGTTCTGACGATATTGGGTGGAGACCTTGACACCTGGAGTCAGTTTGGTGGTAGTCAACTTTATACAGAGGCGCGCCAGGTTGCCCGCAATGGCTCCAATGATTCTTTTTCACTTGGCTGGAAAGATCGCATGGAAGACATCGAAAAGTTGAGTCGGAGCCAGAATTTCAGGAAGATGAAATTTGCCTACTATGAATCCATAGATCAATGGGACTCTGGAAACAAAGATGAAGCCCGCGCAACCCTGGCTGAATTAATGAGAAATTTAGAGACCAGTATCAAACTGCAGGATTCCCGCATTTTTACCAAGAATTTTCTGAATGCCAAACATAAGGAATTAGCGGGCTTTCTACATGAAGTCGGTGAAGTCTCCTACTTGCAGCGGCTAAGCAGAGCCGATGAGGATCATCGTGACTACTATGACCAGATATTGATTGACTGGTAATGCCTCTATGGCAGTTTCATCAATTTTGCCACATCTACCCTCGTTTAGCAGATGATCATTTTAAAGACCGAACGCCTTTTGTTGCGTAGGATGACTCTGGACGATGACGACTTTATACTCGAATTGCTCAATAGCCCGAAATGGGTTAAGTACATCGGTAGTCGAGATGTTGACACCCTTGAAAAAGCCAGGGATTATCTGGAATCAAGTGTTTTGCCGAACTATGATGCTCTGGGGTTCGGTTTTTATATCATTGAGCGACTGGATGACCATGTCAGAATTGGCAATTGTGGGCTAACTTACCGGAATGGCATGGAACATGCAGATATTGGTTATTCACTCCTCGAGCAGTATGAGGGGCATGGGTATGCCTATGAATCAGCCCGGGCCATACTAAAATATGGGTTTGAAATTCATAAATTGGACCATATCGAAGCCATTGTAACGAGAGACAATCGACGATCGCTTCATTTGTTAAAGAAATTAGGGTTGCGCTACAAAAAATTGATAGAGCTGCCAAATGATGGTGAGAAATTGATGCTTTTCGGTATTGATGCACCAAAAAAGGAGAAAATGAATGAGACTCATTAAATCACTGCTTATGGTAAGCATGCTCTTCAGCATGATGAGTTGTCAGGAAAACCTCACCAATGAAGAATGGTTGGCCACATTGCCCTCACCCTGGACATTGACCCAGGCACAGATGAATGAAACCCTCCCTCAGTTCCAACAACGCTTTCCTGATTTCCAGAACCGCCTTAAATATATTGCCTTATGGCGCGTCGGTACACCTTATGAAATTTTTAAATTGGGTGAAGAGGTAGAGCCAGATATCGACCCTATTATACGATATGATGTTTCAGATTGCACAGGTCACAATCTTACCTCCCTGGCTGCAGCAAAAAGTTCAAGCTGGGAAGAAGCGCGTGACAACATGGTCCAGATCCACTATAAAGCTGATTCCAATGGTGTCAAGCGGCCCACCTACAGATCAAGATGGCATTATACCCTTGATCGAATCACCCTGAATCCAAATACTGTGGATATAACCCAGACTCTGCTCCCCAAAGCGACACTGGATTCGGTAAATATTACTTTAAATAAGAAGGATGACGGTGAAGAATTTCTCGATCTGGGCTGGAATCGCAATATGACAGCTTACTACATACCCAACCATGAGATTACCACAGAACTCATGGCAAAGTTGCCCACAATCGTCGGTGTAACTTTTGTAAAACCCACATATTTCAAAATGGGTATCGTCATGGGTCATGAAGGGATGATCATCGATGGAAAACATCTTGTTCATGCTTCTCAAAGTGCCGGCGAAACGGTAAAATTGGATTTTCTGAAGTACTACTTCCCAAAGGAAGGCCCGTTTTTTGGTGGAATAATGATTTTTGAATTTAAAGAAAATAGCTGAGCTCAATAGGGGAACTTAATATGATAACGAAAACGCTATCCACATCCAAACACAGCCAATTTCTGAACATAACTTCATTGGTTATGCAAGCACTTGCAGAAAGTGGCGTTAAATCTGGTATTCTAACCGTGTTTGTATCCCATACCACGGCAGGGATCACCATAAATGAAAATGCTGACCCAGATGTAACAACAGATATGTTAAACATCCTTGATCGCCTCATGCCCTGGAAACACCCCGACTATAAACACACCGAGGGGAATACTGCAGCCCACATGAAGGCTTCTCTCATGGGCAATTCCACACAAATTATTGTGGAGAAAGGTCGTTTACAGCTGGGGACCTGGCAGGGGATCTATTTTTGTGAATTTGACGGACCTCGCGAAAGAAAAATTCGTATCAAGGTGGTGGGGAATTAAACTATGGAATTCTATTCCTGAACAGATCCTCGGAGATCTGGGCACCGCTATCAGGATGTTTTAAGGATCTCATCAGCACAAAACTGTAGAGAAGTGGATTAACTTCCTGGATCTCATCCAACTCCTGCACAATTTCTTCATCAATATATCCCAACAAACTAAGTGCATAGTTCTGATTTAGAATATTGACTGCAGGTAAGGGATAGTCACTTCCATAAAAAAGTCTGGAATGCAAATCTTTGCGTGCTAAAATTTCCTTTAAAGAATTTCCCACTTGGTTGACCAGGGTCATCCCGGAAATATCAGCAAAGAGTAGTCCATCATAGCCGGGGTCATCAAACAGGCGCAAAAAGAGTGAGAAATTGTCCATTTCAGGAAGCAGGGGATCATCCAGATCCTGTGACGTCCCAGAAGTTCCACAATGACAGACGATGACTTTCACTTGGGCGTCAAGTGCTCGACGCAATAATAGAGGATTACCAAGATGCTGTCTCCCGTGAGAGTCCAGTGCGAGCTCTGTTCCTGAGTGGCTCAATAGCACCATATCCAGCCGACTCAATGCTGTATAAAATCGATCACAAAGGGGGGATGATGGATCTATTCCCTGCACGTTAGGCAACCATTTGACAACCCGAATCCCTTGAGATGCCCACCTCTCCAGTTCAGCCACAGCATCCAGTCTGTAAGGGTGCACTGATATAACAGGGATAATTTTATCGGGGTACTGTTTCCCCAGCCCCACGACATATTCATTAGGGACATAAATCTCATAGTTTTCTGGATCGGGATCTCCATTTTCCTTGTAGAAACGATCTAAAGCCAAGCCGTTGACTCGAAATTCACCAGGGGTTTTTTCGATCTGGGCCAGGAGATATTCCAGATATTGTTCATCAGCAAACGCTTCGTCGGTGACACTGCCGGCATCCATGAAGTATTTGAATCGAGTCAGCTTAAAGGGGTGCAAATATGATCGGGTATCTGGATGCACTTCTATACCACTTGGCGTATTCCCAAGACCCAGGATATGGACATGATGGTCCACAAGTGTATCAGCCCCAAAAGGAGCAAAGGCACTATCAATAAGGGCCTGGGCTTGTGGACTTAATATTCTATTAATCTGAGGAACAAAATTGGTATCACACCCTGAGAAGCTCAAGAAGACCAGAAGGAAGGACACCCGGGCATATAAATGGAAAAGGGAGTGGCTCTGCACTCCCTTTTCCCGTATAGTCAGATATCTAGAGTTTGGTTTCAGCAACCACACTTGAAACATGAGATGCAGTGACTTTAAGCGCTGCTTTTTCATCATCATTAAGTTTGACTTCGATAATTTTTTCGATACCGCCTGCGCCAATAACACAGGGAACTCCGATAAATAAACCATCAATGTCGTATTCACCCTCACACAATGCAGCGCTGGGGATGACACGCTTTTTATCCAATAAATAAGCTTCGGCCATTTCTATGGCGGACTGGGCGGGGCTAAAAAAGGCTGAGCCATTGCCCAACAGCTTCACAATTTCACCGCCAGCCATCCTGGTCCGTTTTTCGATGGCTTCCAATGTTTCGGCATCCAACAATTCAGTTACTGGTACACCACCTACTGTGGCCAGGCGGGTCAGGGGAACCATGGTGTCTCCATGTCCACCAAGGACAAGACAGGAAACGTCCTGGGTTGAATAGCCCGTCTCCATTGCGATAAAGGCCTTGAAGCGTGAAGAATCCAGAGCCCCGGCCATTCCGATGATCTTATTCTTCGCAAAACCAGAAACTTTATAAAATGCATATACAATGGCATCCAATGGGTTGGAGACCACGATCACAAAGGCGTTGGGGGCATATTTTTTTACATTCTCAGCGACATTGGAAATGATTTTGAGATTAATACCCAATAAATCATCTCTGGACATGCCTGGTTTACGAGGTACACCTGCAGTGATGATTACTACATCAGAATCAGCAATCTCAGCATAGTCACTGGTTCCAGTAATATTGACATCATATCCTTCAAGCGGGCGCATTTCCATGAGGTCCAGGGCTTTGCCCTTGACCGGTCCCTCAAAGTCAGGGATATCTAAAAGAACCACATCACCCAATTGTTTCTGGGCAGAGATAAGAGCCAGAATCTGACCAATCTGTCCACCACCGATAAGTGATATTTTTTTTCTACTCATGTGTAACTCCTTATGACGGGTTATAAATAAATTTTGTTTGCCAAAAAAGGTTCAATTCTTATGCCACAATAGCGAACTTTCGCAAGTAATGCTAAGATTATTGAATGTCCCCCGTTCGCTTTCCACCCTTGATGATGGTTTTCCAGATATCTTCCACAACTTCAGCTGGGAGCCGTCCTGCTGATTTATCAATGAGACGATTTATCAAATCTTTTTCTCGCTCCGGGGTGAAAAGTGGGATGTCCTGTTCCGTTTTTAAACCTCGAATAATAATAGCCTGATCAATTCTGTCCTGGATCAGTTTTAAAATCTCTAAATCGAGATCATCAATATTTTTTCGGTGTTCGGATATTTTCTCAGTCATGGATGACAATATAGACAAAAAGCGCACAAGCTGAGACTCATTTTCAAAACCTAATTCGTAATTCATAATTCCTAATTACATTGTGGCATGATAGAACGCATATTTTTTTCTGAATGGATACTCCCAATTGTCTCTGAACCAATCCGAGATGGATATATATCCGTCGCTGAGGGGAAAATTACAGCGATTGGAAAACAAAGCGATTTCACCGGCGATAAAAAAAGCGTTCAAAATCTCGGTCATTCCGTGGTTTGCCCCGCTCTGGTGAATGCTCTGTTCCATCCAGACTACCCTGTTGCTGATCCACAGACAACCCCTCGAGGATCTTTTTTAAATTGGCTTCACTCAGGAAAAAATGCATCCAGACTTAGCTCCAAACTTGAAGTTGAGAGTGAACTTCTCAGCGCCATCAAACGTGGCTATGATTATGGGACAGCTGCCATTGGTATCCGTACGAGACACCCTGAAATCAGCCAGCACCTCGAGCATTCTGGACTCTATTCAGTCGTTTTTGAAATGCTGCATGGCTTCAGGGATAGCAATGGGTTTGAAATCTGGAATAAACGAGGGCGCTTTACCAATACAGATCTAACTCGCTTTCATCACGCTGGCGAGTTCTTATTTAATCTGGGGCCAGAAGTTTTCAGACAAATTTCTCGATCTGAAGATAGGACTGCCATACCCATGTCATTTATGAAAGACGAGGATATCTTTTTCATGAAGGGACAGGGGCGGATTTATCAATACCTCCTGGGTAAAGCGGATATGGATTACAGATGGCAACCACCACGCACCTCACCCCTGCGGTACTTTATAAATAGTGCCTTTGCAGCAAAGGAAACCATTTTAAGTCAGGTTATCATGCTGGAAGAGGAAGAATTGGATTTGCTCAAAGCCAGACCTGAAGTTTTCCATATGTGCCTTCATCCCCGTTTCGATCGCCAATGGGAATTGGGTACAGCCCCTGGTCAATTGATACAGGAAAAAGGTTTTAATATTTGTCTGGGTACATTTGCAGAGCATATGGATATTCGGGCTGAAATGAGATCTGCTTCTGCTGAATACGGTTTCAAACCAGAAGAAATAATCAAAATGGCAACACTCAATGGAGCCAAAGCTCTGGGACTAGCTGCTCGAATTGGAAGTCTTGAGACAGGGAAAGATGCCAAGATTTTCTCTATCCCCTCCACTACAAGTATTTCTGATCCCTACGATATTATTCTATTTACCAACGAACGACTGCGACAAGTCTCCTAAACCAAACATTCCAGCAATCAAAAGAGACTGTCCTAAAAGGGTGGTCTCTTTTTTTTTAATCTTAACAGGGGTGAGAGGTTAGATGTTCGGGGTTAGGGGTTAGAGGTGGTGAGGTATAGGGGTGGAAAGGTATATTCTTGGGTGTGTAACTGTTGATATTATTGTTGTTATCTACGAAGATGCCGATATCCATTAACCTTGGTTTAAAAGCATGCGAACAACATTTGTCGCACCCTTGTTTTGAAAAGGTGAGTAACAAGTCTGGCTTGGTTGATATTGTCAATAATCTGATGAAGCCGGGGACGAAAACAGGCTGCCTCAGGTTCCGAGACAGCCTCATTCTATCAAATTAAATTTTAGTGTAGGTTAAAAAGTCCAGCGGAGGCCCAGGGTGGGAAGTGCTTGAACACCATCTGCTCCAAAAACAAAATTATTACTGATTTCTACTTCAGTCCCCACGGAAAGATGCTCCGTCGCATTGTACCAGATCTGGGGTTCACTGAGAATCACAAACTGTTTTTCATCAGTACCAAATTCATCCTGAGACCAGAAATCCAAAAATCCTGAAAATTCAATTTTGCCATCCATGATGGGTATGAACCAGGTTGTTGTCAGTTGAAAATCAGGTGAATCTGCATGCTGAGCCGCACGATAGAGCACATCCACAGGGAGAGCCACAAAACCGAGATCCAGATAATAGTTTAGACCAACTAGCCAAACTTGTCCCAGCGACCCAAAGTAAGCCACGCCATCATTGTACTGTATAGTGGCAGAAAGGTTACTCACAGGCAAAGTGAATGCTCTGGCAATCTCCCAGTATGAAAGCGATACACCACCCATACCTGGAGCATTGTACTCCATGTCTACAAACCAGAAGGTGGAACCATACTGGTCTGGTTTAAACATTTCAAGGGTCGAGACAATATACTCTCTTTCTCCAGAGGCTTCATAATGGAGTTGAAGATTTTGAGCGAGGACAATAGCATTAAGGATCAAAATGAAGCTGACTATTTTGCGGATCATGGTGATTCTCCTGAACTAGTTAGTTAATTCTACATTTCACGAATAAAGCGACCCGGTTCTTTGGCATCCTCTATGAATTTCATGCGTCGCAAATAACGTTGATGAACAGGCACATTGCAATAGGCGAGATAAGTATGAAATCCTTTTTCCTGGACCATCTCGCGGAACTCCCGGAAAAAATAGCGAGCGCTCTCGTAATCACGGTACATGGGTATCTCATAATCCAAATGAATCTGAATAATCCCATTCTCCAATCGCTCATAGATAAAAAGCCCGACAGGAACCACATTTCTGGTAATAAATACTGAACGGTACTGTCGTAACTCCTCAACAACAACATTGGGAAAATGCTTGCGGATATCGTGTAGATAAAATTCGATAAATCGGGGCAGGAATATACTGGTATCCCATGAGATTGGAATCAGATGAAAATGCTCCTTTGTCAGGGCAATTCGCACGAGATAATAGATATTCACG
It contains:
- a CDS encoding aspartate/glutamate racemase family protein; its protein translation is MRWMITDSGLGGLSVCAGLEQSLSQKNMGQGIELLYVNATPDDRIGYNSLNTQKERIDLFDQFLNAAYHRYSPDEIAIACNTLSVIYNETNFASMEKVKVTGIVDAGVSLINAHMLKHPDHSLIIFATETTTEAGTYPRLISANPAAVSAQECPELAHAISNDASGEACRNLLDGYVDEALQRFEVQPENVFAFLGCTHYGYQVDSFKTLLWDKGCSSKILNPNDKLVEQLVLNSQMAQPSENTTLCIKFVSRYAIPQAEIKSMERYLKDTAPLTLAALHNQIVVPDLFTLN
- the mpaA gene encoding murein tripeptide amidase MpaA; its protein translation is MSHSLSEYGPLTHKPRGYGFSEKGYVLEIYEPLSDSPQILIMGSIHGDESLSTVLLSESLRSLQAHELKSSIILAANPDGVLAGTRCNSRGVDLNRNYPTNNWSPDPVYYRNRPGTSQNIALSPGDVAGSETETKALIKLIQDTKPKLIVSIHGFLGCIDDPHASPIAKDIALRSGLELVPDVGYATPGSFGSWCKEQDIPIITYELPSQDITEMKHVHTPILKDLCTGHYHKMLV
- a CDS encoding tetratricopeptide repeat protein encodes the protein MIIKVLVRLLTASLFIFMVSGLFAEESAEIDSLKKILRSTTEGETVDLMNQLSEAHAGKEWDKSQRYANLALDLAISLQDQYGQAVAHTNLTLYYIEQANYRDALDHAMLALNIFESLSDDYQLAITLRTIGRTYSLLNQSDQSLDYFLRALMIFEDIGKEVEVAATVMMIGDVFSQWGQTEKALRFFERSLAIHENLGDHEGVLRSENKLAQTLMILRRFEEAQTHLERALRIADENNAFTLLANLYTSLGELHYHQFQLSTAQKYFLDALEMKRTIGNQGDIAVALSDVARVYQESGDTPKGIFYYEQGQELAEAAGEYAISAEIYLQMGELYMQEADQTKAIQSLLAGLEIAEQIQDFLTIERANHLLTVAYSRFGQAGKALVYQKALQLTRDEINRQQSNRRVAELEIRYELDKRDRELDELKGEAFIKEIEYQRTFTVMWVVFGFSFAILALFLGFVFYRSRLIRKAEQEKMEQALRIKADFTAMLVHDLKSPLTSVFGFAELLKMGEKPYDRIKEIAITIRKTSQKMLQLVNEMLDLSKFEAGKMVLNKTETPLKPIINTSIEMLGPVADQNETEVTFSAPDGLPSCHCDALKIEQVITNFIGNAIEHTPKGTKINVKLEEIMKGGEAFLYFTVTDNGPGVDKDQQDKIFDKYAQLTSRKTAKGLGSGLGLAVSQMTIEQHGGKVGYKDAEPVGSIFYFTIPCKNQDIPKVQPSNNIQAQA
- a CDS encoding DUF4835 family protein, encoding MLLLWALSLSAQGINAEIKLDVKNLDDVPRQAVSQLATDIAYYIESTEWTFEDLPTDFTIQATIYLDSYLESGSQKIYTGKAFWGNGDDQKYFDKSWQFTFNPGDALLRSRSFNSLTSFLDYWVLTILGGDLDTWSQFGGSQLYTEARQVARNGSNDSFSLGWKDRMEDIEKLSRSQNFRKMKFAYYESIDQWDSGNKDEARATLAELMRNLETSIKLQDSRIFTKNFLNAKHKELAGFLHEVGEVSYLQRLSRADEDHRDYYDQILIDW
- a CDS encoding GNAT family N-acetyltransferase; translated protein: MIILKTERLLLRRMTLDDDDFILELLNSPKWVKYIGSRDVDTLEKARDYLESSVLPNYDALGFGFYIIERLDDHVRIGNCGLTYRNGMEHADIGYSLLEQYEGHGYAYESARAILKYGFEIHKLDHIEAIVTRDNRRSLHLLKKLGLRYKKLIELPNDGEKLMLFGIDAPKKEKMNETH
- a CDS encoding DUF1460 domain-containing protein, giving the protein MRLIKSLLMVSMLFSMMSCQENLTNEEWLATLPSPWTLTQAQMNETLPQFQQRFPDFQNRLKYIALWRVGTPYEIFKLGEEVEPDIDPIIRYDVSDCTGHNLTSLAAAKSSSWEEARDNMVQIHYKADSNGVKRPTYRSRWHYTLDRITLNPNTVDITQTLLPKATLDSVNITLNKKDDGEEFLDLGWNRNMTAYYIPNHEITTELMAKLPTIVGVTFVKPTYFKMGIVMGHEGMIIDGKHLVHASQSAGETVKLDFLKYYFPKEGPFFGGIMIFEFKENS
- a CDS encoding YjbQ family protein; this encodes MITKTLSTSKHSQFLNITSLVMQALAESGVKSGILTVFVSHTTAGITINENADPDVTTDMLNILDRLMPWKHPDYKHTEGNTAAHMKASLMGNSTQIIVEKGRLQLGTWQGIYFCEFDGPRERKIRIKVVGN
- a CDS encoding amidohydrolase family protein translates to MQSHSLFHLYARVSFLLVFLSFSGCDTNFVPQINRILSPQAQALIDSAFAPFGADTLVDHHVHILGLGNTPSGIEVHPDTRSYLHPFKLTRFKYFMDAGSVTDEAFADEQYLEYLLAQIEKTPGEFRVNGLALDRFYKENGDPDPENYEIYVPNEYVVGLGKQYPDKIIPVISVHPYRLDAVAELERWASQGIRVVKWLPNVQGIDPSSPLCDRFYTALSRLDMVLLSHSGTELALDSHGRQHLGNPLLLRRALDAQVKVIVCHCGTSGTSQDLDDPLLPEMDNFSLFLRLFDDPGYDGLLFADISGMTLVNQVGNSLKEILARKDLHSRLFYGSDYPLPAVNILNQNYALSLLGYIDEEIVQELDEIQEVNPLLYSFVLMRSLKHPDSGAQISEDLFRNRIP
- the mdh gene encoding malate dehydrogenase, with the protein product MSRKKISLIGGGQIGQILALISAQKQLGDVVLLDIPDFEGPVKGKALDLMEMRPLEGYDVNITGTSDYAEIADSDVVIITAGVPRKPGMSRDDLLGINLKIISNVAENVKKYAPNAFVIVVSNPLDAIVYAFYKVSGFAKNKIIGMAGALDSSRFKAFIAMETGYSTQDVSCLVLGGHGDTMVPLTRLATVGGVPVTELLDAETLEAIEKRTRMAGGEIVKLLGNGSAFFSPAQSAIEMAEAYLLDKKRVIPSAALCEGEYDIDGLFIGVPCVIGAGGIEKIIEVKLNDDEKAALKVTASHVSSVVAETKL
- a CDS encoding chorismate mutase produces the protein MNYELGFENESQLVRFLSILSSMTEKISEHRKNIDDLDLEILKLIQDRIDQAIIIRGLKTEQDIPLFTPEREKDLINRLIDKSAGRLPAEVVEDIWKTIIKGGKRTGDIQ